The genomic interval CTGCAGAATCATTtgatgtctttaaaaaaaaaactgtagctTGTTATGCGTCGCATTAATGGTTTAATGTTGTATTAATGAATGCTTGCGCAAAAAGAGTGTTAGTTTTCATTTAAATCCGAATGTGAGTGAAACGAAGCTAGCTTTCCAGGCTAAACTAACGTCGGTTGAGTTGGGGTTAACTTTAATCACTTTGTCGAACCGCTTAGCTcgtatatttttctttaaaataatcgAAAAGCTCCTTCAACCCAAAATGAGTGCTGGTGTTGCGAAGCCAGCTCCTGTATCCGGACTTTCCGATCCGAAGTCGGCGCCTCTGAAAGAGATTCCAGATATCCTGGTTGATCCCCGCACCACGAAGAGATACACGAGAGGAAGGTTCCTGGGAAAGGGGGGCTTCGCCAAATGCTACGAAATCACAGACGTGGAGACGAACCAGGTCTTTGCTGGGAAAGTCGTGCCTAAAGCTCTGATCTTAAAGCAGCACCAGAGGGAAAAGATGACGTCTGAAATCGCCATTCATAAAAGCCTTAATCACGCGAACGTCGTGGGCTTCCACGGTTTCTTTGAGGACGACGACTTTGTCTTTGTGGTCCTGGAAATCTGCAGGAGAAGGGTAAgtgtaataattaaaaataccgAAGGTTAACAAGCCTCTGACTTTTAAAGTGTGTGGAAATAGAATGTCATTTAAACATAGCAACATGTATCTTTGTTTTAacacttaaataaaacaaatggtacgttttaataaaatactgcCATAGTCCCTCCAGGtttactgtttaatcaactgaaATTTCTGAAAGGAATGTTTGCTTATCAAAACCGTCCTTTTCCAGTCCCTGTTGGAGCTCCACAAGCGTCGTAAGGCTGTCACAGAGCCAGAGGCCCGGTACTACATGACCCAGTTGCTGAAGGGAGTCCACTACCTGCACAACAATAGAGTCATTCACCGAGACCTGAAGCTGGGGAACATCTTCCTCAATGATGACATGGATGTCAAGATAGGTACTTATTGTGAATATGGTTTTTACAGACTGAGCACtaataaaactttttatttcagtaGAAAACACTAAAACTATTGGATGCACTTTTATTTAAACTCAAACTCACTTAGTTATAGTTTGTCATATCTAGAAAGTGTCACGGTTTGTTTATCTGTCTCTTGATATTTTGTTgcatattatttaatcaacacaCATCCTAAATGCCTAAAAACCTTCAAGTTACGTGACCTTTGACATCAAACGAGGAAACTGATTAGAGTTGAACCCTTTGGATTTCAAATGCTTCAGCAtctttaattttatcaaaaGTTGCTCCTCCAACATGATGTTTAATGCCTGCAGTCAGCTCAAATATTTTGCCCGTTGTGATGTCATCGACCTTAAACATACCAAACAGAATTGAgtttaaatttctaaactttgtattttgtgtaaTCTTTCAGTGGAAATCCATACTTGGCACGTTGGTGTATATTTGTTTGGGGGGAAAAAGATACCACTGCATGGCATCTTTAACACATTTCTGTTGGCTTGTTATCTTAACACAAAAAATAccatgtttctttcttttgtagGGGACTTTGGCTTGGCCACAAAGATCGAGTTTGATGGCGAACGGAAAAAGACGTTGTGTGGAACGCCTAACTACATCGCACCCGAAGTGCTCTGTAAAAAAGGCCACAGTTATGAAGTGGATGTCTGGTCACTTGGCTGCATACTGTAAGTTTGGGACTACAGTCACACATGGCAACAGATAATGATCCAGTGCAATAATCTGTTCTCCCTGTCTGCTCTCTCAGGTACACGTTGCTGGTGGGTAAGCCCCCGTTTGAGACGTCCTGCCTGAAGGAAACCTACAGTCGCATTAAGAAAAACAACTACGTCATCCCCTGGGTAAGATCGCTGAACGGAGCATACAATATTCTCCATAAAGTTGCATAAAAACAGTTGTTGACGACGTGTATAAATAACCTGAACTGTATACAGCACATCAACCCAGCGGCAGCCTCGCTCATCAAGAGGATGCTGCATGCCGATCCTGCTCAGAGGCCAACTATCACTCAGCTGCAAGAGGACGAGTTCTTCACATCAGGTTACATACCGCTGCGCCTGCCCACCACATGCCTCACTGTGCCCCCACGGTTCTCTATCGTCCCCTCCACCGCTGCAGAGCTGGGCCAGCGACGTCCCCTCACTCCTTTGAACAACAAGGGTAACCAGTCTCGCCTCACTTAGCCTCTACAGGCCTGGGAAATTAAAGGAGtgtttataacttttttttttttttttcagatgattattgatgttttttttattattctgttttCAGGTGGGACAGAGAAAATGGAGGTGATAGATGAGCCGGTGCCAAAGTAAGACAAGTGCTGTCCTGCAAGACTGGGATCAGGGTTTCTATCTGTGTTTTCAATATATTGTGGACATGACAATTATTCTCACTTGTATTCTATTTGTAGGGAGGCTGAACCATCGGAAAACCACCTGAAAGACATGCTGCAGCAGCTCAACAGCATCATGGCCTCCAAGCCATCGGAGAAGGTTGTCGTCCGACAAGGTTGGCCCACACTCTTTGTTTTTTGGGCTGCCTGTGTCAAATGTAAAAGAACAACTTTTAGAAGCTTTAATGTTGGTTTTAAGTCTGTCGGTTCTGCATTCAGTGTTTtgattggttttttttttgtttgttttttttttttctcctcagagGAAGCAGAGGATCCTGCATGTATTCCCATTTTCTGGATCAGCAAATGGGTTGACTACTCAGACAAATATGGACTGGGTAGGTATGAGACTAATGTCCACCTGTCAATGCAAACGTTTCCAGGCCTTATTTCTTATATATATCAGTTTTACATTTACCTGTAGATTTCCCTTTCTTTGATTTGCTACATCATGGTTTAAAGATAAAGAGTCATTTTTATCTGGACCCTCTTAGATCAGACCTTTTAAACGGGGTCAGGTTTAGATACCAAATGAAGCATTGggacttttttattattattattaatgcaaacaaaataaaggtatCTACAAACTCTTTTAAATAGTCTATATTTAGTAGGAGATGGTCCAGTCCACATTTGATCAGTTTAAGCGTTAAAGTTTTGGAATGGTGCTGAAGTTGGTCTTGATACCAAAAACTGCAGTGAAATATTCCTACATCACCTTCCCAAATCAGAAGCCAACTTCAGCACTTTGACCTCTAAGGATTTGTGAAATCTGCAGATGATTAAACTGTGGTAaacaaacgttttttttttttttttactcaaggCACCAGAATGTTCTAAACACTCTTTAGGATGAAAGTAGAAAGCTCCCACAAAATTGTCCATTCAATTTCAAACTAACGGCTAACAGGGCTGCAGTTTCCTGTGTGCAAGGCAATATATCTTATCACTGAGGTCTGAAAGAAGGTCAATCAAATATAAATAGGTTTTAAGATATGCCTTCAGTTAATCGGCAGGTGTAAATGTTCACAGGATTtggtttgaataaaaatatttgctaCTTGTTGAACAGTCAGCTTGATAAAGGAATGCTACTGTTAAAATTAGATAAAGGCTCTGATCTCCTGAAAGACAGTAGTTAAGATGTGCTTGGGGTAgtttagagaaaaacaaatgttttgattttacaggtatgtatttttttttttttttaaagttaaacttTCCTCATCAAGGgctttaaatgtctgtttttaggCTATCAGCTGTGTGACAACAGCGTGGGCGTTCTGTTCAACGATTACACTCGTCTCATCATGTACACGGACGGAGACAGCCTGCAGTACATCGACAAGACAGCAGCCGAGTCCTACATGAGTGTCCGCTCGTTCCCTGCTACTCTCAACAAGAAGGTCAGTAGTTTTACTAGGTTTCCTCCTCAGTCTGGAATTTAGGTCATTATCAGGTCTAGTTGAGAATGGATAAAGAAAATAGAGTAGAAAAATGTTTGCTCtttcaatcttttttttctgtctctcttttAGCTCTGTCGATCTGACTGAATTGATGTCTTTACAGTCTGATGGTTTGCAGGTTTCATATTGAAAGCCTCACCACTATAGCAAAATCTACCATAAGTTCAGAGAGAGCCTTTGCATTATTGTCTGAGTATTGGAAACTGGAAATGATACCATAAATGTCCAGTTAGTTTGATTCAATCTGGTTGttgagaaatggttttctaGCTGTCTTTACGGAAACCTTTATTCTCTGTGTGGTGCTGGATAAATTTGTCTTCTCTCCTTCTAGATAACGTTGCTTAAGTACTTCCGTAACTACATGAGCGAGCACCTGCTAAAAGCTGGTGCCAACGTGGCTCGGCGGGAAGGGGACGAGCTCGCGCGGCTGCCATACCTTTCGCTGTGGTTCAGAACGAAGAGTGCCATCGTCTTGCACCTCAGCAACGGCACGGTCCAGATAAACTTCTTCCAGGTTAGACTTGATCCTTGTCGCTACCCTCCTCTGTTATCTGTCCTCATTCTTTACAACGCTTCATGATCAACTCCTTATCTGGTTTTCCAGGACCACACCAAGCTGATCCTGTGCCCACTGATGGGTGCTGTGACCTACATCGACGAGAAGCGGGACTTCCGCACCTACAAGCTGTCTCTGCTGGAGGAGTTCGGCTGCTGTAGGGAGCTGGCCAGCCGCTTGCGTTACGCCAAGCTCATGGTGGAGAAACTGCTGGACAGCAAGTCCTCCTCTGCGGCACATTAAAGTTTTTCCTCCAAAAGGCTTCAATCACTGTCTGTCGGTGCCTCGGaactttaaattcagtttttatcgAGGCAGGCAGTGACTTATCTCACCCCAACACGACCCGTACCATGAAAACCCTTTCCTATGTCAAAAATCACATatcatttcctgtttttttgtttttttttttaagtttctgcTTTTGACAGTTTTCACTCttaaattgactttttttaatgaagcttacctttttaaagaaaacatagcTGCTGTATTATGAACAGCGCTGTGGATAATCTTGTACATTCAAGTCTTGGAAGTAAAAGTGAAAATCTTTGTTAAAATCCAGGATATGTTTTTTTGGCACTGTCGTCTTTCGTTTGAGCTCCCCAGAGGGAAACATGTCGGACTTGTTCTTCGACATGGAGGTGGATTTGAAAAAAGGCAACTCTGGTGTGCTCCTCTTTCTGTGTTTGGGTTTTATCTGTGTTCTGTGTAGAGACTTAGAACCTGTTAATATGTCTTTATCATGTACATTCTCCctgttcttaattttttttaagttctagATGAGTTTCCAACAAGATGTACAAATTGTACATACTGCTAAGTATGCTTACATTTTAAAGATGGTTTACCTCTGCCCAagtttaaataaagattgttttgAAATGGTCCAATTTTTCTGACTTTTAGATCAATGGCTCAGGTTTGTTGTGTGTAGACGTTCCTGGAGAAAGTACACCTTCCCATTGAAAGGTTTTAAATATCTACATAAACCAGCTGGTTATCAGAATGTATgagttactgcatcaatgcaatgTGCCATGGAGCTAAGCAGCCTGCGGTTCTGCCGAGGTGTTTAGGAAGCCCAGTTTGCTTTGATGGTGCCATTCAGTTAGTCTGTGTTGGTTCATGTGTCTCATCGTCCTGTTAAAAATATAGATTTCTGAAGCTCAAGTGAGTTTGCCAGCCAATCAAGCTCCATAACATTTatcaataaatgaataaattgaatctgactgcactgttcgatagttaggattaattggaatgtatgtaccggACATGAAATCAATATGATTCGTTTGAATTGACTTagtccattttaaagttacccacctttcacacaatgcaacaggaaatacactccaattatttttatctCTTCCTTTCcagttggatggagtaaggagAGTCGGGTTcggcctaaaccggctcagtaatgattgaggtgcaaacacaccctccatttctgctacatgtgtgaccccttctcttttccaatggttacaatcactgacagagagaggtatacccactccttgtggtttttagtataacaatggccaccagtggactctacatggacacactttatcagtttgttttactttgtacccctacacatagcccattccaAAATaaccaaactctaacactcagtattatattctaacctccccaacaaacccgcaccattccaaaccttttgtgaagtgccttgagacaacatgtgttgtgaattggcgctatataaataaaactgaactgaattgaattgaagatggTCATTGAACCTGtgtttggtacctttggcagtgtagACAGGTACCAAGTccagctggaaaatgaaatcagcatctccttaAAGCTCGTCAGGAGAAAGAAGCATGAAAATATcatggtagatggctgcatggAATTTGGACTCAAAtgcagtggaccaacaccagagatgacatggcacctcgattattatttcaataatcgtgATTATTAAAACTTCAACTGATTTGGTTTCTGTGCTTCTCCATTCTTCATCCAGGCTTCTGGATCTGAATTTCCACATGAGATCTGAAATTTACCATCATCTGAATAGAGGACTTTAGACTACCAGGGATCCTATACAGAAAAGTACAGAATTTGATTTAGCTACTTTTTAAGACTGCAAAAAATTGCAGACTTTTCCCCtaatttgttatgtaaaagagagaattctgactttattcTTTGATTTATAATTAGGTTGTCTTTTATATTGGATTTGGCACATCAGGATGTCTGTTTTTGTCCTACTTACTGATTGTTTTGGGTTTGAGTTACTGACAGATAAATCCAGCACTTTGACTTAAAAGAACACAAGGTTTTTAAACAGGGACTGGTTTAGATTGTTGGCCAAGGATTAATATtggtattatttaaaaaatagctTTTTGTACATatgccaaagaaaaaaaaagtgaaatggtCCTTTACCACAATGTGGACCATGATTCAAATTCAGCATAAGGTTCTTCCATTTGTGGAACATACATAAAATACATCAgtttagggctgcaactaacgattattttacTTACTGATTGATCTGTcgattaatcaattaataattggatagcaaaaggtgcttcatAGGAGATATTTCACAAAATTTGAACAAGGTGAAGCAAAAGCAATGCCACTTGAGGATTTCTGGATGGAGCATAtttacaaagaaggtttttcatctttaatgcaaatgtatatatttcttgaacaattttggcctaattactgcccggagtgggttgttctttgagcaaatggcatgtttagAGTCTATATACTCCAGTTAAAGATgattcgattactaaattagttatTTCAATAATCGTTAATCTGATTGTTTCAGCTCTACATCagttaagaaaatgttttctactTAAGTGTCCAAAATGTTGTAAAACTGCCAGAAAAAATTAGAAATCTGATTCTGTAAACGTATGGAATTTTGAAAAGGAAAACTGAGCTACAATCCTGCTCTTTTTCTCTTTGACCAAGATAAGATGAATCTTAAGCtgtctcaaataaaaaaatactttattcatcccaaagggaaatttggGTCAGGAGGGGCTTCTCTCAAGGAATGCAGCAGTTGTTGCCAACTTCCTGGACTCTTGAAGCGCCAACTACAAGGACAATCCACTCATTTTTAATCTCCCCCaattttttctaattttcccctccactcaattttccattaatatgcttggatacagcagcTAATTTGGCATGGCCTTTTGGGG from Girardinichthys multiradiatus isolate DD_20200921_A chromosome 5, DD_fGirMul_XY1, whole genome shotgun sequence carries:
- the plk1 gene encoding serine/threonine-protein kinase PLK1, encoding MSAGVAKPAPVSGLSDPKSAPLKEIPDILVDPRTTKRYTRGRFLGKGGFAKCYEITDVETNQVFAGKVVPKALILKQHQREKMTSEIAIHKSLNHANVVGFHGFFEDDDFVFVVLEICRRRSLLELHKRRKAVTEPEARYYMTQLLKGVHYLHNNRVIHRDLKLGNIFLNDDMDVKIGDFGLATKIEFDGERKKTLCGTPNYIAPEVLCKKGHSYEVDVWSLGCILYTLLVGKPPFETSCLKETYSRIKKNNYVIPWHINPAAASLIKRMLHADPAQRPTITQLQEDEFFTSGYIPLRLPTTCLTVPPRFSIVPSTAAELGQRRPLTPLNNKGGTEKMEVIDEPVPKEAEPSENHLKDMLQQLNSIMASKPSEKVVVRQEEAEDPACIPIFWISKWVDYSDKYGLGYQLCDNSVGVLFNDYTRLIMYTDGDSLQYIDKTAAESYMSVRSFPATLNKKITLLKYFRNYMSEHLLKAGANVARREGDELARLPYLSLWFRTKSAIVLHLSNGTVQINFFQDHTKLILCPLMGAVTYIDEKRDFRTYKLSLLEEFGCCRELASRLRYAKLMVEKLLDSKSSSAAH